The genomic segment CTATTTGCACTGCTTCTTGTTGCCAGGCATTAGCCAAAACATGAACCAATTCATCATAACCATCTTTTTGTAGCGGCATCTCAATATCAAAAGGACGACGAATAATTTGGGTCCCATGTTGCAATATCCAATAACCACTAACCACAGCATAACCGTCATAACGACCGTGGAATCCGTTTACCGTTACGCGCAACACATCCACATCGCTACTTCCACCAATAGGTTGTGCAGACACAACCCAACCGTTGAGTTGGGCGTTTAAATTATCGGTTAATGCTTGTTTTAATTGCTGCTCCAGGCTACTACCCCAAAGATTGTTATTGGCTATGGTGTATTTCACATTGCTGGTTTGATAAGCAATACCGGTTCCACTAAGAAAATCTGCCACCGTAACATTTTCAATCCACAACTGCTTGCCAGAGTTAACCGCAATAGCAGCCGAACTGGTTTTAGCCGCACTCACCGGTGGCAGTTGATAATAGGATACCTGCGACTGGCTGCTACAGGCGCTCAATAACAGCGCAAGAGTTGCAATAGTCCATTTCATCATTGGTTATTGGCCTTTTTTGGCGTAGGGTCATTAGCACTTGGTGCTTCAAATACCAGTGCGTTACTCTTCTGATTCAGTTTTTGCAATATTGGCTGCAATTCACGCATAACCTGATCCAAACGCTGCATATCCGCAACCATAGTGCTATATGCCGTTGAGCCCGGCTGAAGCCCTTTCAGGCTACGATTCAACTCGGTGAGAGTTTTCTGCATATCTTTAGGCAGGCTATTAACCTCTTTGCTGGACAATATCGCATTCAGATTATTCATCATGGTACGCGTTTCTTTTAAGGTATTGGTCATCTCTGCCAGCATTGGTTCAACTGGCATGTTATTAACTTTATCCAATACCGTCATTAGACGTTTTTGAATTTCAGCCAATCCACCTGACATGGTTGGAATCAATGGATGTCCGTACACCTCTTTTGGCCCTTTCCACGGTTTTGCGTCTTTATGGAAATCGAGATCAACAAACAGCGCACCTGTTAACAGGTTGCCTGATTTCAATGATGCTCTCAGACCATTAGCATCTACTGATGCCAACAGATGTGCCTTCATATCAAAATCTTTGCCAAATCGATTTTGAATTCGATCGGGTTCAATACGAATCAGGACTGGCACATAGTAATTATTATTTGTCATCTTCAATTCAGGCATATAGAACGGTACCTCTGAAACAGTACCAACCCTGATCCCCCTGAATTCAACCGGCGCCCCTGGTTGCAAGCCACGAATAGAATCTTCAAAATAGAGTAAGAAATCTTCATGTCGGGTATACAACGACTCCTGAATACTCTTCTGATCGGAATAAAGCTCAAACTCGTCATTATCTTTAACAGGATCGCCCTGAGCCCAACCGTTTGGTAAGTCGAAACTAATGCCTCCGGCTACCAAGGTATCCAGCGAGGCCATTTCAACCCGAACCCCTTGTGATGACATATCAAACGCAATACCGCTGTCTTGCCAGAAGCGAACGTTACTGGTCACTAATCCACGATAAGCATCCATAATAAACAGGCTATAACGCATTACCCGTTCTTTTGGATCGAATTCACTGCTCTCTACAGTACCTACGCGAAAACCACGAAACAGTACCGGATCGCCAGCATTCAGGCGGCTTGGCTGTTTACTCTCCAGTGAAACACGCAATCCTTTTGTATCAGCCGAAGCTAAAGGCGCATTCTCCTCCAGAGTAAATTTATCCTGTTCCTGTTTATCATGTCCCGGAAGTAGCTCAATATAAGCCCCGGAAAGCAGAGTGTTTAAACCCGATACCCCTTCCCGGCCAATTTGGGGTTTTACCACCCAAAAGACTGTACCTTTATTGAGCAGTTTAACCATTCCATCATGCAAACGAGCGGTGACAACGACTTGCTTCAAATCGTCGCTTAAAGACACGCTCTCTACGATACCGATCCCAACGTTACGGCTCTTAATAGCTGTTTTGCCTGCTTCAATACCTTCAGCATTAGTGGTGATCAGAGTAACAACCGGCCCCTGAGTACTAAAATGGTAAAAAAGGATCCAGGCACCAATAAGCACTGTCACGATAGGAATAATCCACACGGGTGACCAGCGCTTTATTTTTTCAATTTTTGCTACGTCCTGATGACTATCCTGCACGCTCAGGCTCCTTATTGGTTAATCATTTTTTTACGATCCCACAAAAGACGGGGATCAAACATCATAGCCGCAATCATGGTTAGAATAACCACCATAGCAAACAGTACTGCACCAACATCAGGATAGATGCTCATCAATCGCCCCATTCGAACCAAGGCAGACAAAACCCCTATCACAAATACGTCTATCATCGACCATCGACCAACAAACTCGACCACTTCGTACAGATAATGCATCTTCTCACGGTCTAGCTTATTGCCTAATTTTCCGGCTCCGGAGGCGTCATAACACAGCCAGCCGATAGCCATTATCTTTAAAGTAGGAACCATAATGCTGGCAATAAATATCACCAACGAAACAGGATAAGAACCATCTTCCCAGAGGATAATAACACCAGAAATAATATTGGATGCCATTGGGTTCCCTAAGACTTCAGTCACCATGATGGGCAATATATTGGCGGGTATATAAAGCATAATGGATGTCACCAATAGTGCGAGAGTCCACTGCAAACTATTGCGACGTCTGGCATAACCAACGGTATGGCAACGCGGGCATTGATGTTCATCTATAGGTAAAATAGCCATACAGCATGAACAGGACCTTAGCCCTTGTTCCATACCGGATAGACCAACCTGAGGTGTATGAGGTAGTTCCGGCGCCGGCTGAATAGTTTGCCATAGCCAGTAACGATCCAGACACTGAAATGCGCGTACCTGAAGTAAACAAAACAGGCAATAAGGTACGAAACTGGGACCAATGCCAATATCACCATAAGCCATTAGTTTTACGAAACTTACCAGCACCCCAACCAGAAAGATTTCCACCATACACCAAACTTTGGCGAGATAGATAATCCGTCCCATAATCACTTTCAAGCGATAAGGTAGCCTGACTTTCAGGCACAGCAAAATGATGGCAACCATACAAAATGCCGGAATAAGCTGAATAAAAATAATGAATAACGTTGCCAGACTGGCGTAATCGTCACTCATCATTGCTTCAGGTATCTCCATCAACTTTATCTGATTGTAGATACCTGAAACTTGCATATTGATGAATGGGAACAGGTTGGCAAACACCAACATGATAAGTGCACTGATAGCACAACTGACCGGTTGTAAAACAGGCTCCACCCACAGAGCACTTAAAGTGGTATGGCAGCGTGGGCAAACTGCTTTATCTCCCTGTTTAATATCAGGAAGCTTGACCATCCAGTCACATTGTGGGCATAACACCAGCTTATCGTTAGATTCTTCTACCGTTACCGCATCGCCATGGGTCTGTTTGATATTTACCCGTGGCAGTGATGCATGGGAACAACCCGCATCAGTACACATTGCTACCACCTTTTATCATTCAGAGAGAACACCCATTAGCACACTCAGTATAATCCATTACGTTGAAACACATCTTCAATCAAGGTTGAAAAATGCCATATTTACTATCATTCTGAATAATACATTTATCATATTATTTATTTTATCGGTTAATAAAGTTTATCAAAAAATTGATTTAATATTATCAACCGCCTGTTTTTACAGCATTTAACACAGGTTTTGTCTTTTGGATTATCCGTTTTTCTGAGATTCCAGTTCTTCCCAACGTAGGAATGCCTGTTCAAACTCTTGTTCTTTCGTTGCTAGATCCATCAATACTTTTTGCGTGACTTCATGAGGTTGGTTAAAGAATGAAGCATCACTAACTTTAGCCTGAAACTCAGCGACTTCTGCCTCCAACTGCTCTATTTTGGCGGGTAATCCCTCCAGTTCACGCTGTTGGTTGTAGCTTAGTTTATTGTTAGTGCGTTTCTTTTCTTCCGCTTTTTGTGCTACAGGTTTAGATTCTGGAGCAGAAACAGGAGTTCGCAACTCTTTGGCATTGGCCTGTTGATGATGAGCATCGAAATAACCACCAACATATTGTTTAATGACTCCCTGCCCTTCAAAAATCCAGCAGTCTGTTACCGAGTTATCAACAAATTGTCTATCGTGGCTTACCAACAATACGGTACCGCTATAGTCATTTAATAACTCTTCCAGCAGTTCCAGGGTTTCGATATCCAGGTCGTTGGTTGGTTCATCGAGAATCAATAGGTTGCTGGGTTTCAAAAATAACCGCGCCAGTAACAGGCGATTGCGCTCCCCACCAGACAACGCCCGCACCGGTGTCATGGCGCGCTTAGGATGAAATAGAAAATCCTGCAAATAACCCAGCACGTGACGGGAACGCCCATTAACCATCACTTCCTGTTTACCATCCGCCAGATTATCAATAACGGTTTTATCTGGATCCAATTCGGCCCGATGCTGATCGAAATAGGCGACTTCCAGCTTTGTCCCACAACGTACCTTACCGCTGTCTGGCTGTAGCTGTTGTAGCATCAGCTTCAACAAGGTGGTTTTACCACAGCCATTTGGGCCAATCAGTGCGATCTTATCGCCACGCTGAACCTGAACTGAAAAATCTTTTACCAGCGTTTTTCCTGCCACGCTGTAACTAACATTCTCCAGTTCAAAAATAATTTTTCCGGAACGCAGCGACTCTTCCACCTGCATTTTCGCTGTACCCATGGTATTACGGCGAGCAGCATGTTCATTGCGCATCGCTTTCAATGCACGAACACGTCCTTCATTACGGGTACGACGCGCTTTGATCCCTTGGCGGATCCAAACCTCTTCCTGAGCCAGCCGGCGATCAAACTCCGCGTTTTGTAGCTCTTCAACCCGCAATGCCTCTTCTTTTCCTTCCAGATAAAGATCGTAATTACCGGGCCAGGACACCAGCTTACCGCGATCTAAATCAACAATACGGGTTGCCATACTGCGAATAAATGAACGGTCATGAGAGATAAAGACAATGCTGCCATCAAACTCTTTCAAAAACTCTTCCAGCCAGGAGATAGTTTCAAT from the Limnobaculum zhutongyuii genome contains:
- the pqiA gene encoding membrane integrity-associated transporter subunit PqiA; translation: MVKLPDIKQGDKAVCPRCHTTLSALWVEPVLQPVSCAISALIMLVFANLFPFINMQVSGIYNQIKLMEIPEAMMSDDYASLATLFIIFIQLIPAFCMVAIILLCLKVRLPYRLKVIMGRIIYLAKVWCMVEIFLVGVLVSFVKLMAYGDIGIGPSFVPYCLFCLLQVRAFQCLDRYWLWQTIQPAPELPHTPQVGLSGMEQGLRSCSCCMAILPIDEHQCPRCHTVGYARRRNSLQWTLALLVTSIMLYIPANILPIMVTEVLGNPMASNIISGVIILWEDGSYPVSLVIFIASIMVPTLKIMAIGWLCYDASGAGKLGNKLDREKMHYLYEVVEFVGRWSMIDVFVIGVLSALVRMGRLMSIYPDVGAVLFAMVVILTMIAAMMFDPRLLWDRKKMINQ
- a CDS encoding ABC transporter ATP-binding protein, coding for MSLINMSGAWLSFSDAPLLDNTELHIEPGERVCLVGRNGAGKSTLLKILNREVPLDDGQLVFEQDIVVARLQQDPPRNVEGSVFDFVAEGVEKQAEQLKEYHHLSQLVGSDPSEQNLKRLASLQEMLEHQGSWLIDSHIRAVLAKLELVADAPLSSLSGGWLRKAALARALVSSPDVLLLDEPTNHLDIETISWLEEFLKEFDGSIVFISHDRSFIRSMATRIVDLDRGKLVSWPGNYDLYLEGKEEALRVEELQNAEFDRRLAQEEVWIRQGIKARRTRNEGRVRALKAMRNEHAARRNTMGTAKMQVEESLRSGKIIFELENVSYSVAGKTLVKDFSVQVQRGDKIALIGPNGCGKTTLLKLMLQQLQPDSGKVRCGTKLEVAYFDQHRAELDPDKTVIDNLADGKQEVMVNGRSRHVLGYLQDFLFHPKRAMTPVRALSGGERNRLLLARLFLKPSNLLILDEPTNDLDIETLELLEELLNDYSGTVLLVSHDRQFVDNSVTDCWIFEGQGVIKQYVGGYFDAHHQQANAKELRTPVSAPESKPVAQKAEEKKRTNNKLSYNQQRELEGLPAKIEQLEAEVAEFQAKVSDASFFNQPHEVTQKVLMDLATKEQEFEQAFLRWEELESQKNG
- the pqiB gene encoding intermembrane transport protein PqiB, which gives rise to MQDSHQDVAKIEKIKRWSPVWIIPIVTVLIGAWILFYHFSTQGPVVTLITTNAEGIEAGKTAIKSRNVGIGIVESVSLSDDLKQVVVTARLHDGMVKLLNKGTVFWVVKPQIGREGVSGLNTLLSGAYIELLPGHDKQEQDKFTLEENAPLASADTKGLRVSLESKQPSRLNAGDPVLFRGFRVGTVESSEFDPKERVMRYSLFIMDAYRGLVTSNVRFWQDSGIAFDMSSQGVRVEMASLDTLVAGGISFDLPNGWAQGDPVKDNDEFELYSDQKSIQESLYTRHEDFLLYFEDSIRGLQPGAPVEFRGIRVGTVSEVPFYMPELKMTNNNYYVPVLIRIEPDRIQNRFGKDFDMKAHLLASVDANGLRASLKSGNLLTGALFVDLDFHKDAKPWKGPKEVYGHPLIPTMSGGLAEIQKRLMTVLDKVNNMPVEPMLAEMTNTLKETRTMMNNLNAILSSKEVNSLPKDMQKTLTELNRSLKGLQPGSTAYSTMVADMQRLDQVMRELQPILQKLNQKSNALVFEAPSANDPTPKKANNQ
- the pqiC gene encoding membrane integrity-associated transporter subunit PqiC; protein product: MMKWTIATLALLLSACSSQSQVSYYQLPPVSAAKTSSAAIAVNSGKQLWIENVTVADFLSGTGIAYQTSNVKYTIANNNLWGSSLEQQLKQALTDNLNAQLNGWVVSAQPIGGSSDVDVLRVTVNGFHGRYDGYAVVSGYWILQHGTQIIRRPFDIEMPLQKDGYDELVHVLANAWQQEAVQIAKALKN